A genomic segment from Lutibacter sp. A80 encodes:
- a CDS encoding response regulator transcription factor — protein MKPIDIIIVDDHLLFGNALNGLVSNFKEFNVLAVLNNGKELVDYISNNNSIPEIILMDIQMPIMNGIEATSWLKNNKPEIKVLALSMECDESTILAMLRAGAKGYLLKDIHPDILHHALNQVNLNGYYYTDSIANTLLNSINQPEKPINIILKDRELEFLKLTVSEKTYKEIAEVMCLSPKTVENYREALFEKLEVKSRIGLVIYAIKEKIVIL, from the coding sequence ATGAAACCAATAGATATAATTATAGTTGATGATCATTTATTGTTTGGAAACGCACTTAACGGATTAGTTTCTAATTTTAAAGAGTTTAATGTATTAGCTGTTTTAAATAATGGTAAAGAACTTGTTGATTATATTTCAAATAATAATTCTATACCAGAAATTATTTTAATGGACATTCAAATGCCAATTATGAATGGTATTGAAGCAACTAGTTGGTTGAAAAATAATAAACCAGAAATTAAAGTTTTAGCTTTATCTATGGAATGTGATGAATCTACTATTCTTGCAATGCTTCGTGCTGGTGCAAAAGGGTATTTATTAAAAGACATTCATCCAGATATTTTACATCATGCACTTAATCAAGTGAATTTAAATGGATATTATTATACCGATAGTATTGCAAATACTTTACTAAATTCTATAAACCAACCTGAAAAACCGATAAATATAATTCTTAAGGATCGTGAATTAGAATTTTTAAAATTAACAGTTTCAGAAAAAACTTATAAAGAAATTGCAGAAGTTATGTGTTTAAGTCCTAAAACAGTAGAAAATTATAGAGAAGCTTTATTTGAAAAGCTTGAAGTTAAATCTCGTATTGGACTTGTAATTTATGCTATTAAAGAAAAAATTGTAATTTTATAA
- a CDS encoding sensor histidine kinase encodes MDQVEIQILVFVVTVVILVLVTSLVLFFYFFQQKKTTLLIEKRETKKRFEQEINNSKLEIQEQALKNISWEIHDNIGQLLSVAKMQLNIVQMSVPDAQKEQLQETGTIVGKSLEDLRGLAKSLNPETIKNNGLVDSLELEMQRFNRLNVIDASLKIIGDTYHLNNEKEIILFRILQEFCNNTLKYAKAKKLIITLKYNKDNLEITAEDNGVGFNITDTSKQHGIGLLNIRSRGKLIGAKIDLNSKENLGTKLYISCPK; translated from the coding sequence ATGGATCAAGTTGAAATTCAGATTTTAGTTTTTGTTGTAACAGTTGTTATTTTAGTTTTAGTTACCTCTTTGGTGCTTTTTTTCTATTTTTTTCAACAAAAAAAAACAACACTTTTAATTGAAAAACGTGAAACTAAAAAACGTTTCGAACAAGAAATAAACAATTCTAAATTAGAAATTCAAGAGCAAGCTTTAAAAAATATTAGTTGGGAAATACACGACAATATTGGACAATTGCTTTCTGTTGCAAAAATGCAATTAAATATTGTTCAAATGAGTGTACCTGATGCACAAAAAGAACAACTACAAGAAACCGGAACTATTGTTGGTAAAAGTTTAGAAGATTTGCGTGGTTTAGCAAAATCTTTAAATCCAGAAACAATTAAAAATAATGGTTTAGTAGATTCTTTAGAATTGGAAATGCAGCGCTTTAATCGTTTAAATGTTATTGATGCTTCATTAAAAATAATAGGGGATACGTATCATTTAAATAATGAAAAGGAAATTATTTTATTTAGAATTTTACAAGAGTTTTGTAATAACACTCTAAAATATGCTAAAGCCAAAAAATTAATTATTACACTAAAATATAACAAAGATAATTTAGAAATTACTGCTGAAGATAACGGTGTTGGTTTTAATATTACAGATACCAGTAAACAACATGGTATTGGTTTGTTAAATATTAGAAGTCGTGGAAAATTAATTGGTGCAAAAATAGATTTAAATTCCAAGGAAAATCTTGGAACAAAATTATATATTAGTTGTCCTAAATAA
- the gltX gene encoding glutamate--tRNA ligase has translation MNNVRVRFAPSPTGPLHIGGVRTALFNYLFAKKHNGTFILRIEDTDQTRYVANAEQYIIDALNWLHIPYEEGPGKNEKFGPYRQSERKEIYKKYALELIAKGKAYYCFDTAEELDVCRKDHEAKGKTFIYNHHNRAKLTNSISLTEDEVNQRIANGEKYVIRFKMHDPTNEVDQNIISTTDIVRGEVSFKKEILDDKILFKSDGMPTYHLANIVDDHLMEISHVIRGEEWLPSLPLHIALYEAFGWETPEFAHLPLILKPVGKGKLSKRDGDKLGFPVFPLAYKNNETGDVSRGYKEDGYFSETVINFLALLGWNPGTEQELFSLETLEKSFDLSRVNKSGARFDPDKTKWFNQQYMHLKSDEELAELFTPILTEKGITKETNFIVKVVSLIKERATFISDFWELSNFFFEDPKKYDEKASRKNWKEGTSELMQELISVLTSIEDFNSQNIETIVKEWITNKEIGFGKVMQPFRLSLVGAMKGPHLFDIAEMIGKEATINRIKKAIDTL, from the coding sequence ATGAACAACGTTAGAGTACGATTTGCACCTAGTCCAACTGGACCATTACATATTGGTGGAGTTAGAACTGCCCTTTTTAATTATTTATTTGCTAAAAAACACAACGGAACTTTTATTTTACGTATTGAAGATACTGATCAAACACGTTATGTTGCTAACGCAGAACAATATATTATTGATGCATTAAATTGGTTGCATATCCCTTATGAAGAAGGACCAGGTAAAAACGAAAAATTTGGACCTTATCGACAATCTGAACGTAAAGAAATTTATAAAAAATATGCTTTAGAATTAATAGCAAAAGGAAAAGCTTATTATTGTTTTGATACTGCAGAAGAATTAGACGTTTGTAGAAAAGATCACGAAGCAAAAGGAAAAACTTTTATATACAATCACCACAATAGAGCAAAACTAACAAACTCTATTTCACTTACTGAAGATGAAGTGAACCAACGCATTGCAAATGGAGAAAAATATGTAATTAGATTTAAAATGCACGATCCAACAAATGAAGTTGATCAGAACATAATTTCTACTACAGATATAGTTCGTGGTGAAGTATCGTTTAAAAAAGAAATTTTAGATGATAAAATTTTATTTAAAAGCGATGGAATGCCAACCTATCATTTAGCAAATATTGTTGACGATCATTTAATGGAAATAAGTCATGTAATTCGTGGTGAAGAATGGTTACCTTCCCTCCCACTACATATTGCTTTGTATGAAGCATTTGGTTGGGAAACTCCAGAATTTGCACATTTACCATTAATTTTAAAACCTGTAGGAAAAGGAAAATTAAGCAAACGTGATGGTGATAAATTAGGATTTCCAGTATTTCCATTAGCCTATAAAAACAATGAAACTGGAGATGTTTCACGTGGATATAAAGAAGATGGATATTTTTCTGAAACTGTTATTAACTTTTTAGCCCTATTAGGTTGGAATCCAGGTACAGAACAAGAATTATTTAGTTTAGAAACATTGGAAAAATCGTTCGATTTAAGTCGTGTTAATAAATCTGGAGCTCGTTTTGATCCAGATAAAACAAAATGGTTTAATCAACAATATATGCACTTAAAATCCGATGAGGAATTAGCTGAACTATTTACACCAATATTAACTGAAAAAGGTATAACTAAAGAAACTAATTTTATTGTAAAAGTAGTTTCTTTAATAAAAGAAAGAGCAACATTTATTTCAGATTTTTGGGAATTAAGTAACTTCTTTTTTGAAGATCCTAAAAAATATGATGAAAAAGCTTCTAGAAAAAATTGGAAAGAAGGTACTTCAGAATTAATGCAAGAACTAATAAGTGTTTTAACTTCTATTGAAGATTTTAATTCACAAAATATTGAAACAATTGTTAAAGAATGGATTACAAATAAAGAAATTGGTTTTGGTAAAGTAATGCAACCTTTTAGATTGAGTTTAGTTGGTGCTATGAAAGGCCCTCACCTATTTGATATTGCTGAAATGATTGGTAAAGAAGCAACAATTAACAGAATTAAAAAAGCTATTGATACCTTGTAA
- a CDS encoding acyl-CoA thioesterase — translation MNKIYKSPKESEIILTELMLPSYSNFSGKIHGGFILSLMDKAAFASASKFSGQYCVTASVNRVDFLNPVEVGDLLTLHAQVNYVGRSSMVVGIRVESQNITNGKIKHCNSSYFSMVAKDESGKGVQVPGLIISSETDMRRFLRSIKHIKMRHERKIEFSAESFEPEKHKDALEGYNVKIEL, via the coding sequence ATGAATAAAATTTATAAAAGTCCAAAAGAGTCCGAAATTATATTAACAGAATTAATGTTACCTTCATATTCAAATTTTAGTGGAAAAATTCATGGAGGATTTATTTTATCTTTAATGGATAAAGCAGCTTTTGCTTCTGCTTCTAAATTTTCTGGTCAATATTGTGTTACAGCTTCTGTAAATAGGGTAGATTTTTTAAATCCTGTTGAAGTAGGAGATTTGTTAACATTGCATGCACAAGTTAATTATGTTGGTAGATCTTCTATGGTTGTTGGTATTAGAGTTGAATCTCAAAATATTACAAATGGTAAAATTAAGCATTGTAATTCTTCCTATTTTTCTATGGTTGCTAAAGATGAATCGGGTAAAGGAGTACAAGTTCCTGGTTTAATAATTTCTAGTGAAACTGATATGCGAAGATTTTTACGATCTATAAAACATATTAAAATGAGACACGAACGTAAAATAGAATTTAGTGCAGAAAGTTTTGAACCAGAAAAACATAAGGATGCTTTAGAAGGGTATAATGTAAAAATTGAACTATAA
- a CDS encoding multidrug effflux MFS transporter, with translation MTIKQKYTLLFILGALSAIGPFSIDMYLPAFPSIAEDLHTDISNVSLSITSYFIGISIGQLIYGPISDKFGRKKPLLIGLTLFCITALACVFSPSINWLIGMRFLLALGGCAGLVTSKAVVRDAFPINETAKIFSILMLISGVAPIIAPTIGGWLLTVFNWKSIFYFLSFFSFILILAVHFYLPENNSTNKERSLKPKNVYKDYKTVFSNPIFLYYTLASSIAMAGMFAYISGSAFVFIKHFGISESNFGLIFGLNACGFILGSQVNRLLLKKYSSQKVITFSATTLVSLSLLILLLFTLNSITSTILIAFIFTFLFSLGLLIPNATALALAPFSTNAGSASALIGFMQMFFGASLSAMVSVLHNETIFPLVFGMFLCGITTFGIIMILNTKIKKNRFYKKCIS, from the coding sequence ATGACAATAAAACAGAAATATACACTACTTTTTATACTTGGTGCTTTATCTGCAATAGGTCCGTTTAGTATAGATATGTATTTACCTGCTTTTCCTAGTATTGCAGAAGATTTACATACAGATATTTCAAACGTTTCTTTATCCATTACAAGTTATTTTATTGGTATTAGCATTGGTCAATTAATTTATGGACCTATATCTGATAAATTCGGTAGAAAAAAACCTTTATTAATTGGTTTAACGCTATTTTGTATTACTGCTTTGGCCTGTGTGTTTTCACCGAGTATTAATTGGTTAATTGGCATGCGTTTTTTATTGGCTTTGGGTGGTTGTGCAGGATTAGTAACAAGTAAAGCTGTTGTACGAGATGCTTTTCCGATAAATGAAACGGCTAAAATTTTTTCAATTTTAATGTTAATTTCAGGTGTTGCTCCTATAATTGCCCCAACCATTGGAGGATGGTTATTAACAGTATTTAATTGGAAATCTATATTTTATTTTCTAAGTTTTTTTAGTTTTATATTAATTCTTGCTGTACATTTCTATTTACCAGAAAACAATTCAACAAATAAAGAACGCTCACTAAAACCAAAAAATGTTTATAAAGATTATAAAACCGTTTTTAGCAATCCAATTTTTTTATATTATACCCTGGCTAGCAGCATAGCAATGGCAGGTATGTTTGCATATATTAGCGGGTCTGCCTTTGTTTTTATAAAACATTTTGGTATTTCAGAATCTAATTTTGGATTAATATTTGGCTTAAATGCCTGTGGTTTTATATTAGGTAGCCAGGTAAACAGACTCTTATTAAAAAAATATTCATCGCAAAAAGTAATTACATTTTCAGCAACAACATTAGTTAGTTTATCGCTTTTAATTCTATTATTATTTACACTAAACTCTATTACAAGTACTATTCTAATAGCTTTTATTTTTACATTTTTATTTTCACTTGGATTGTTAATTCCAAATGCTACAGCTTTAGCTTTAGCACCTTTTTCAACTAATGCTGGAAGTGCATCTGCATTAATTGGATTTATGCAAATGTTTTTTGGAGCATCACTTTCTGCAATGGTTAGTGTATTACATAACGAAACTATTTTTCCGTTAGTTTTTGGTATGTTTTTATGCGGAATTACTACGTTTGGAATTATTATGATACTAAATACAAAAATTAAAAAAAATAGATTTTACAAAAAATGTATTTCTTAA
- a CDS encoding 6-phosphogluconate dehydrogenase — protein MKKVLFSVLGIIILGITLYVLSIYYVTYSKGYRAGELVKFTHKGLLFKTWEGEISQGVSEAQIFHFSVEGNEKEVIQKLQDLQGKDIKLTYKERFGTFPWLGDSKYFITDVKQTD, from the coding sequence ATGAAAAAGGTACTTTTTAGTGTATTAGGAATTATAATTTTAGGAATTACTTTATATGTTTTATCAATTTATTATGTTACCTACAGTAAAGGTTACAGAGCTGGTGAATTAGTAAAATTTACACATAAAGGCTTACTTTTTAAAACTTGGGAAGGTGAAATAAGTCAAGGTGTTTCTGAAGCACAAATATTTCATTTTTCAGTTGAAGGTAATGAAAAAGAAGTGATTCAAAAATTACAAGATTTACAAGGTAAAGACATAAAATTAACTTACAAAGAACGTTTTGGAACATTTCCTTGGTTAGGTGATTCAAAATATTTTATAACTGATGTTAAGCAAACAGATTAG
- a CDS encoding SPFH domain-containing protein — MVGTYIIIFILLVIIVTGLFTVKQQTNAVIERFGKYQSIRGAGLQLKIPIIDKVAGRVSLRVQQLDVIVETKTKDDVFVHLKISVQFLIQKGHVYDAFYKLQNPHEQITAFIFDVVRAEVPKMILDDVFEKKEEIAIAIKRDLKEAMLEYGYDIIKALVTDIDPDEKVKIAMNRINAADREKIAAQHEGDAQRILIVERAKAEAESKRLQGKGIADQRREIARGLEESVDVLNRAGINSQEASALIVITQHYDTLQSIGSDTKSNLILLPNNPNAASSMLNDMVTSLVAANKVQESSEEGETKKSKK, encoded by the coding sequence ATGGTTGGAACATATATTATTATTTTTATTCTTCTTGTTATAATTGTAACAGGGTTATTTACCGTTAAACAGCAAACAAATGCTGTAATAGAGCGTTTTGGAAAATATCAAAGCATTAGAGGCGCTGGCTTACAACTTAAAATACCAATTATTGATAAAGTTGCTGGACGCGTTAGTTTACGTGTACAACAATTAGATGTTATTGTTGAAACAAAAACAAAAGATGATGTTTTTGTACACTTAAAAATATCTGTACAATTTTTAATACAAAAAGGGCACGTTTATGATGCTTTTTACAAGCTTCAAAACCCACATGAGCAAATTACAGCCTTTATTTTCGACGTTGTAAGAGCAGAAGTTCCAAAAATGATACTAGATGATGTATTTGAAAAAAAAGAAGAAATAGCTATTGCAATTAAGCGTGATTTAAAAGAAGCAATGCTTGAGTATGGGTACGATATTATTAAAGCTTTGGTTACAGATATTGATCCTGATGAAAAGGTTAAAATTGCAATGAACCGTATTAACGCAGCTGATAGAGAAAAAATTGCTGCACAACACGAAGGTGATGCTCAACGTATTTTAATTGTGGAACGTGCAAAAGCCGAAGCTGAAAGTAAACGATTACAAGGAAAAGGTATTGCAGATCAACGTAGAGAAATTGCTCGTGGTTTAGAAGAAAGTGTTGATGTTTTAAACAGAGCCGGTATTAACAGTCAAGAAGCATCTGCACTAATTGTAATTACACAACATTATGATACCTTACAAAGCATTGGATCAGATACTAAATCTAATTTAATTTTATTACCAAACAATCCAAATGCTGCAAGTTCTATGTTGAATGATATGGTTACTAGCTTAGTAGCAGCAAATAAAGTTCAAGAATCTTCTGAAGAAGGTGAAACTAAAAAATCTAAAAAATAA
- a CDS encoding heavy metal-binding domain-containing protein, producing MLLTTTNTIETQPVKAYLGIVSGETIIGANMFKDFFAGIRDIVGGRSGSYEKVLREAKETALKEMEEQALKLGATAVIGIDLDYETVGKNGGMLMVTASGTAVKI from the coding sequence ATGCTATTAACTACAACAAATACAATTGAAACACAACCTGTTAAAGCATATTTAGGTATAGTTTCAGGTGAAACCATTATTGGTGCAAATATGTTTAAAGACTTTTTTGCCGGAATTAGAGATATTGTTGGTGGAAGATCTGGATCTTATGAAAAAGTACTAAGAGAAGCTAAAGAAACTGCTTTAAAAGAAATGGAAGAACAAGCTTTAAAATTAGGTGCAACAGCGGTAATTGGTATTGATTTAGATTATGAAACAGTTGGTAAAAATGGAGGAATGTTAATGGTAACAGCCTCTGGAACAGCTGTTAAAATTTAA
- the tatA gene encoding twin-arginine translocase TatA/TatE family subunit: MNAFYILLGMVGPWQIAVIVVLVLLLFGGKKIPELMKGLGGGIKEFKKATQEEDDDENKKVEDKK, translated from the coding sequence ATGAATGCATTTTATATACTTTTAGGAATGGTTGGACCTTGGCAAATTGCAGTTATTGTTGTTTTAGTTTTATTATTATTTGGAGGAAAGAAAATTCCAGAATTAATGAAAGGACTAGGTGGTGGAATTAAAGAATTTAAAAAAGCTACTCAGGAAGAAGATGATGATGAAAATAAAAAAGTTGAAGATAAAAAGTAA
- a CDS encoding head GIN domain-containing protein, producing the protein MKKLTLLLVFISTITFSQEKIITKIGDFNTLKVYNGLTVELKKGTTSKVEITGSQSKDVSIKNSNGILKIRLHFPDSFTAEDVKIVLYYNKNIDVLDANEGGTIISDEIIEQQLLEVKVQEGAKIYLDVNTKHLTVKAVSGGIIELNGVTENQNIEATTGGIYEGYDLQSKQAIVISASGATAEVNASEILDAKVRFGGNIYYIGTPETLKTKKVIGGVIKDKN; encoded by the coding sequence ATGAAAAAATTAACATTATTACTTGTGTTTATAAGTACAATTACTTTTTCACAAGAAAAAATTATTACTAAAATAGGAGATTTTAATACTTTAAAAGTATATAATGGTTTAACAGTTGAATTAAAAAAAGGAACAACTTCAAAAGTAGAAATTACAGGTTCACAATCTAAAGATGTATCAATAAAAAATTCAAACGGTATATTAAAAATACGTTTACATTTTCCAGATAGTTTTACTGCAGAAGATGTAAAAATTGTATTATATTACAATAAAAACATTGATGTTTTAGATGCTAATGAAGGAGGAACAATTATTTCTGATGAAATTATAGAACAACAACTTTTAGAAGTTAAAGTACAGGAAGGAGCTAAAATTTATTTAGATGTTAATACCAAACATTTAACTGTAAAAGCAGTTTCTGGAGGTATTATTGAATTAAATGGAGTTACTGAAAATCAAAATATTGAAGCTACAACTGGTGGAATTTATGAGGGTTACGACTTACAAAGTAAACAAGCAATAGTTATTTCTGCTTCTGGTGCAACTGCCGAAGTAAATGCAAGTGAAATTTTAGATGCTAAAGTACGTTTTGGTGGTAATATTTATTATATAGGTACTCCAGAAACATTAAAAACTAAAAAAGTTATTGGTGGTGTAATTAAAGATAAAAACTAA
- a CDS encoding copper resistance protein NlpE, translating to MIKNNLIIICLGVVLLISCKEHKKIESNTIEKTDVEASISKENELVFGTYIGEIPCADCDGITKKLTLKKDNTFSIESIYKGKGNDQSFTEEGTFKVDNKHIILSIKDAPSMYKIGTGFIEQLDMEGKQIQSSLNYKLIKE from the coding sequence ATGATAAAAAATAATTTAATAATTATATGTCTTGGAGTAGTTCTTTTAATTTCTTGTAAAGAGCATAAAAAAATTGAAAGTAATACTATAGAAAAAACAGATGTTGAAGCATCTATATCAAAAGAAAATGAATTAGTATTTGGAACTTATATTGGCGAAATTCCGTGTGCAGATTGTGATGGTATAACTAAAAAACTTACATTAAAAAAAGATAATACTTTTAGTATAGAAAGTATTTACAAAGGAAAAGGAAATGACCAATCTTTTACCGAAGAAGGGACCTTTAAAGTTGACAATAAACACATAATACTATCAATAAAAGATGCACCATCTATGTATAAAATTGGAACTGGTTTTATAGAGCAACTAGATATGGAAGGTAAACAAATACAAAGTTCATTAAACTATAAATTAATTAAAGAATAA